One part of the Glycine soja cultivar W05 chromosome 11, ASM419377v2, whole genome shotgun sequence genome encodes these proteins:
- the LOC114373700 gene encoding uncharacterized protein At2g29880-like, which yields MRNNSGFGWDPIRKTFTAHEDVWKDYLKSHPSHSKLRGKSMVDYEYLKIVVGGGVSSGNNSISVDPDDTDATTFEPENRTVGIEEFSYDPNSDTFITPNNYEPAYQPPSPNQPSPPSHPPLDSEVPIEKQNCHKRRRSEYGGSSSAVGINNQGNILENLSVGIGTIAVNFEKISNMMEKREKDRDRDRELEGIIWDVIKEIPNLDDITRFKIAELLNTKAKKDFFLKMSPEERSSWINFKLGNN from the exons ATGCGCAACAACTCTGGCTTTGGATGGGACCCAATTAGAAAAACTTTCACTGCTCATGAGGATGTATGGAAAGATTACTTAAAG tcccaCCCAAGTCACAGCAAACTTCGAGGAAAAAGTATGGTTGATTATGAGTATTTGAAGATCGTTGTTGGGGGTGGAGTTTCTAGCGGGAATAATTCTATATCAGTCGATCCAGATGATACTGATGCAACAACTTTTGAGCCAGAAAATAGAACTGTTGGGATAGAAGAATTTTCATATGATCCTAATAGTGATACATTCATAACACCAAATAACTATGAACCAGCATATCAGCCTCCATCACCAAACCAACCAAGTCCACCATCCCACCCCCCTTTAGATTCAGAGGTTCCcatagaaaaacaaaactgtcaCAAGCGAAGGAGATCCGAGTATGGAGGGAGTTCAAGCGCTGTTGGGATCAACAATCAAGGCAACATTCTGGAAAATCTTTCTGTTGGCATTGGGACTATtgctgtgaattttgaaaaaatatccaacatgatggagaaaagagaaaaagatagagATAGAGATAGAGAGCTCGAGGGTATTATTTGGGatgttataaaagaaattcCAAATTTGGATGACATAACGCGTTTCAAGATAGCTGAATTGTTAAATACTAAAgcaaaaaaggattttttcttgaagatgtcacCGGAAGAACGCTCATCTTGGATAAACTTTAAGTTAgggaataattaa
- the LOC114373716 gene encoding protein ALP1-like, whose protein sequence is MLASFLQIVGQNTRYCVICNTFGRSQFATSENFHKILKALNSLAPDLMVRPGSTVPAKIRESTRFYPYFKDCIGAIDGTHIPASVKGRDVSSYRDRHGNISQNVLAACNFDLEFMYVLSGWEGSAHDFKVLSDALARKNGLKVPQGKYYLVDCGFPNRRKFLAPYRGVRYHLQDFAGHGNDPENEKELFNLRHASLRNVIERIFGIFKSRFTIFKSAPPFLFKTQAELVLACATLHNFLRKECRSDEFPVEPTDESSSSSSVLPNYEDNDHEPIVQTQEQEREDANIWRTNIGSDMWRNANN, encoded by the exons ATGCTTGCATCATTCCTACAGATTGTCGGCCAGAACACTCGATATTGTGTAATCTGCAATACATTTGGCCGATCACAATTTGCTACAAGTGAAAATTTTCACAAGATTTTGAAAGCTCTGAACTCATTAGCACCTGATTTAATGGTTAGACCAGGCTCAACTGTGCCTGCAAAAATAAGGGAAAGCACAAGGTTTTATCCTTATTTTAAG GATTGCATTGGAGCTATTGATGGTACACATATTCCCGCATCAGTAAAAGGACGAGATGTAAGCAGTTATCGTGATCGTCATGGAAATATATCACAAAATGTATTAGCTGCTTGTAACTTTGATTTGGAATTCATGTACGTTCTTAGCGGGTGGGAGGGTTCAGCACATGATTTCAAGGTGTTAAGTGATGCTTTGGCAAGGAAGAATGGACTTAAAGTGCCCCAAGGTAAGTATTATCTGGTGGATTGTGGATTTCCTAATCGACGCAAATTTTTAGCCCCATATCGAGGTGTACGATATCATCTACAAGATTTTGCAGGTCACGGTAATGACcctgaaaatgaaaaggaattatTTAATCTTCGGCATGCATCCTTAAGGAATGTGATTGAGAGGATATTTGGTATTTTTAAATCGCGGTTCACAATTTTTAAGTCAGCACCTCCATTTCTATTTAAAACACAAGCAGAGCTTGTGTTGGCATGTGCAACACTTCATAATTTTCTTCGCAAAGAATGTCGTTCTGATGAATTTCCAGTGGAACCTACTGACgagtcttcatcttcatcttcagtgTTACCAAATTACGAAGACAATGATCATGAACCCATTGTTCAAACACAAGAGCAGGAACGAGAAGATGCTAATATATGGAGGACTAATATAGGTTCAGATATGTGGAGAAATGCTAATAATTAG